One Streptomyces coeruleorubidus DNA segment encodes these proteins:
- a CDS encoding MFS transporter: protein MPLALLALAIGAFGIGTTEFVIMGLLPEVAGDYGVSIPTAGYLVTGYALGVMFGAPLMTVLGTKVSRKRMLMLLMGLFIVGNLLSALAPAFAVMLIGRVVASLAHGAFFGIGSVVAADLVAPDKKAGAIAMMFTGLTVANVVGVPLGTLVGQSVGWRVTFGIVAALGVIGLAGVARLVPDMPKPEGVRLRHELAAFKNVQVLLAMAMTVLGFGGVFAAITYIAPMMTHTAGFTDGSVTWLLVLFGLGMVGGNLVGGKFADRALMPMLYVSLGALAVVLALFTLTAHNKLLSAVTIALIGALGFASVPPLQKRVLDQAHGAPTLASAVNIGAFNLGNALSAWLGGLVIAAGFGYTAPNWVGAALAAGALGLAFLSAALERRAGAPSTVVTGSAPAEQRTAVHH from the coding sequence ATGCCTCTCGCGCTTCTGGCCCTCGCGATCGGGGCCTTCGGAATCGGAACGACCGAGTTCGTGATCATGGGCTTGCTGCCCGAGGTCGCGGGCGACTACGGGGTCTCCATTCCCACCGCCGGATACCTGGTGACCGGCTATGCGCTCGGTGTCATGTTCGGCGCCCCGCTGATGACCGTTCTGGGCACCAAGGTCTCCCGCAAGCGGATGCTGATGCTGCTGATGGGCCTGTTCATCGTCGGCAACCTGCTCTCGGCACTCGCTCCCGCCTTCGCCGTCATGCTGATCGGCCGGGTCGTCGCCTCGCTGGCCCACGGCGCCTTCTTCGGTATCGGCTCGGTCGTTGCGGCCGACCTCGTCGCCCCGGACAAGAAGGCCGGAGCCATCGCGATGATGTTCACCGGCCTGACCGTCGCCAACGTCGTCGGAGTCCCGCTGGGCACGCTCGTCGGGCAGTCCGTCGGCTGGCGGGTGACCTTCGGCATCGTCGCCGCCCTCGGCGTCATCGGCCTGGCCGGTGTCGCCCGACTCGTCCCCGACATGCCCAAGCCGGAGGGGGTGCGCCTGCGGCACGAGCTCGCCGCCTTCAAGAACGTGCAGGTGCTGCTCGCGATGGCGATGACCGTCCTCGGCTTCGGCGGCGTCTTCGCGGCCATCACCTACATCGCTCCGATGATGACCCACACCGCTGGCTTCACCGACGGCTCCGTCACCTGGCTGCTGGTCCTCTTCGGCCTCGGCATGGTCGGCGGCAACCTCGTGGGCGGCAAGTTCGCCGACCGCGCCCTGATGCCCATGCTGTACGTCTCCCTGGGCGCCCTGGCCGTCGTCCTGGCGCTGTTCACCCTCACCGCGCACAACAAGCTGCTGTCGGCCGTCACGATCGCCCTGATCGGTGCCCTGGGCTTCGCCAGCGTCCCGCCGCTCCAGAAGCGGGTCCTCGACCAGGCGCACGGCGCGCCGACGCTGGCCTCCGCCGTGAACATCGGCGCCTTCAACCTCGGCAACGCCCTGTCCGCCTGGCTAGGCGGCCTCGTGATCGCGGCGGGCTTCGGCTACACCGCCCCCAACTGGGTCGGTGCCGCCCTGGCCGCGGGAGCCCTGGGCCTGGCCTTCCTCTCGGCCGCTCTCGAACGCCGTGCCGGTGCCCCCAGCACCGTCGTCACGGGATCCGCGCCGGCCGAGCAGCGGACCGCCGTCCACCACTGA
- a CDS encoding TniQ family protein translates to MPIRCAPYPGEALDSWLEFLAARLNCPFMDVLSALGLPNRDPALAAPVLPRWTTLATPDELAAIAEVTGVTEDVLVAMTLQPFDGHAVVISPEQRRVHRQVLWGRAGSRFCPACLADNGGRWPVTWRLGWSFACARHHVLLADRCPACRRIPRLRAHPRPETPRPGLCSSAAPGGGPRPPRCHHPLADTPVTAIAPDGALEETQHLLDTVLAAPGRMVRWPLYGPGGAPLRVLLRDVKSLGALVLSHATSSDLHPVAPPEVVARLERYRANPLPADPQRAPIIRRIDLHSYYAPGDAAAAAVAVTAATRILRAKNIRTAARAVQWLTDRVAATGRPLHPASVVALGGTISPALEAGLRCSRETKLMPVARLRHRTAVHSTRPPTNQDSRVCMLPTALWPEWTLRLSPRRASGKPVAQRADELLTVACLVAGNTTSIRAATRMTGTTVSSHNVSTLLADLTHRSDCADVLRVLILLADHLDAHGAPIDYARRRALFTARSRFIDPQTWLKLQRRLRSCPGLHAAHAQRWIFQTLTGSPAHLAHPDIAPATSSQRQQYQRFCWRILPAEAQLLHHTARALLDEHGIDEPIQWAPRLPTRTLLHLVLPGPDPDSISAAQLHQAVPGSNFSIAHVARTLDTNTAHVAYLLSQHPVDWSPPRFRRTQHTATRVEQWRTWYEQDCLSLQVIADREGTSLATVRLALLKNGAQLRPAGSQPGRPRRR, encoded by the coding sequence TTGCCGATCCGGTGCGCGCCGTATCCCGGCGAGGCCCTGGACTCCTGGCTGGAGTTCCTCGCCGCCCGCCTGAACTGCCCATTCATGGACGTGCTCAGCGCACTCGGCCTCCCGAACCGCGACCCAGCACTGGCCGCCCCAGTGCTGCCGCGCTGGACCACCCTGGCCACCCCCGACGAGCTGGCCGCCATCGCCGAGGTCACCGGTGTCACCGAAGACGTTCTCGTGGCGATGACCCTTCAACCCTTCGACGGGCATGCGGTGGTGATCTCGCCCGAACAGCGGCGGGTGCACCGACAGGTGCTGTGGGGCCGGGCAGGGTCCCGGTTCTGCCCCGCCTGCCTGGCGGACAACGGCGGACGCTGGCCAGTGACCTGGCGCCTGGGCTGGTCCTTCGCCTGCGCCCGGCATCATGTGCTGCTGGCCGATCGCTGTCCGGCCTGCCGGCGCATCCCCCGCCTCCGCGCTCACCCCCGGCCAGAAACGCCCCGTCCGGGGCTGTGCTCGAGCGCGGCGCCAGGCGGCGGACCACGGCCCCCTCGCTGCCACCACCCCCTGGCCGACACCCCGGTCACCGCCATCGCTCCCGACGGGGCCCTGGAAGAGACCCAACACCTCCTCGACACCGTCCTTGCGGCCCCAGGTCGCATGGTGCGCTGGCCGCTGTACGGGCCAGGCGGCGCGCCTTTGAGGGTGCTACTGCGCGATGTGAAGAGTCTGGGGGCGCTGGTCCTCAGCCACGCGACATCCAGCGACCTGCACCCGGTGGCCCCGCCCGAAGTCGTGGCCCGTCTCGAGCGCTACCGCGCCAACCCTCTGCCCGCTGACCCGCAGCGCGCGCCGATCATCCGGCGCATCGATCTGCACAGCTACTACGCCCCCGGCGACGCCGCTGCCGCTGCCGTGGCGGTCACGGCAGCGACCCGCATCCTGCGCGCCAAGAACATCCGCACCGCGGCCCGGGCCGTGCAGTGGCTGACCGACCGCGTGGCCGCCACCGGCCGCCCGCTCCACCCCGCCAGCGTCGTCGCCCTCGGCGGCACGATCTCGCCCGCACTCGAAGCCGGCCTGCGCTGCAGCCGGGAGACCAAGCTGATGCCGGTGGCGCGCCTGCGCCACCGCACCGCCGTCCACTCCACCCGCCCCCCGACCAACCAGGACTCCAGGGTCTGCATGCTTCCGACCGCCCTGTGGCCCGAATGGACCCTGCGCCTGTCCCCCCGCCGTGCCAGCGGCAAGCCCGTGGCCCAACGCGCCGACGAACTCCTCACCGTCGCCTGCCTGGTGGCCGGCAACACCACCTCGATCCGCGCCGCGACGCGCATGACCGGCACTACTGTCAGCAGCCACAACGTGTCCACGCTCCTCGCCGACCTCACCCACCGCAGCGACTGCGCCGACGTCCTGCGCGTACTGATCCTTCTGGCCGACCACCTCGATGCGCACGGCGCCCCCATCGACTACGCACGCCGCCGCGCCCTGTTCACCGCCCGCTCCCGTTTCATCGACCCCCAGACCTGGCTGAAGCTGCAGCGGCGACTGCGCTCGTGCCCCGGCCTACATGCCGCGCACGCCCAACGCTGGATCTTCCAGACACTAACCGGCTCGCCCGCGCACCTCGCACACCCGGACATCGCCCCCGCCACCAGCTCTCAACGCCAGCAGTACCAGCGCTTTTGCTGGCGGATCCTGCCCGCCGAGGCCCAACTGCTGCATCACACCGCACGCGCACTCCTCGACGAGCACGGCATCGACGAGCCCATCCAGTGGGCGCCGCGGCTCCCCACCCGCACACTCCTCCATCTCGTGCTCCCCGGGCCCGACCCGGACAGCATCAGCGCCGCCCAGCTCCACCAGGCCGTACCGGGCAGCAACTTCTCCATCGCACACGTCGCGCGCACCCTGGACACCAACACCGCCCACGTCGCTTACTTGCTCTCCCAGCACCCCGTCGACTGGAGCCCACCACGGTTTCGCCGCACCCAGCACACCGCCACCCGCGTAGAGCAGTGGCGCACCTGGTACGAACAAGACTGCCTTTCGCTGCAGGTCATCGCCGACCGCGAGGGGACCAGCCTCGCCACCGTCCGTCTCGCACTGCTGAAGAACGGCGCTCAACTCCGCCCTGCCGGGTCTCAGCCGGGCCGCCCGAGGAGGAGGTGA
- a CDS encoding GNAT family N-acetyltransferase: protein MGDLEIRPATADHVPAIVGMLADDPLGAQRESPDDLTPYLTALERLSADPNQHLVVAVREGRVVGTLQLSIIPGLSRRGATRSIIEGVRVHADERGSGLGTQLIEWAIDESRRQGCQLVQLTSDTTRTDAHRFYERLGFTASHTGFKLPL, encoded by the coding sequence ATGGGAGATCTTGAGATACGCCCCGCGACCGCCGACCACGTACCCGCGATCGTCGGCATGCTCGCGGACGACCCCTTGGGCGCGCAGCGCGAGTCACCAGACGACCTGACCCCGTACTTGACCGCGCTGGAGCGGCTCAGCGCCGACCCGAACCAGCACCTGGTCGTGGCGGTCCGGGAGGGCCGTGTCGTCGGCACGCTCCAGCTCTCGATCATTCCCGGGCTGTCCCGGCGCGGTGCGACCAGGTCGATCATCGAAGGCGTACGCGTCCATGCCGATGAGCGCGGCAGCGGCCTGGGAACACAGCTCATCGAGTGGGCGATCGACGAATCCCGGCGGCAGGGCTGCCAGTTGGTCCAGCTGACCTCCGACACCACACGCACCGACGCCCACCGCTTCTACGAACGGCTCGGTTTCACGGCCTCCCACACGGGCTTCAAGCTCCCGTTGTGA
- a CDS encoding GlcG/HbpS family heme-binding protein, whose product MSTTTAVAPLTIHDADVLVTAARRTAEAAGVTVSVTVLDAGGHLLAFRRDDRAVLISGETSTRKAYTALQLNAPTADLVDAVQPGGLFHTLPTALDRPLLFIAGGVPVHRDGRLIGAIGVGGGAPEQDHAFATAAVEALA is encoded by the coding sequence ATGAGCACCACCACCGCGGTCGCCCCACTGACCATTCACGACGCCGACGTCCTCGTCACCGCCGCCCGGCGTACCGCCGAGGCAGCGGGTGTCACCGTGAGCGTCACCGTCCTGGACGCGGGCGGCCATCTGCTCGCCTTCCGGCGTGACGACCGTGCCGTGCTGATCTCCGGCGAGACCAGCACCCGCAAGGCCTACACGGCCCTCCAGCTGAACGCGCCCACCGCCGACCTCGTGGACGCCGTGCAGCCCGGAGGCCTCTTCCACACCCTGCCCACCGCGCTCGACCGGCCGCTGCTGTTCATCGCCGGCGGTGTGCCGGTGCACCGCGACGGCCGCCTGATCGGCGCGATCGGTGTCGGCGGTGGTGCGCCGGAGCAGGACCACGCCTTCGCCACAGCCGCCGTGGAGGCCCTCGCCTGA
- a CDS encoding serine hydrolase domain-containing protein, which yields MTTPQEELLPATSRALLHRIAVAQAQGRAPSLVAAVVRDGRAVWHGARTSVDGQEPDEHVQYRIGSITKTFTAVLVMRLRDEGLLGLGDPLEKYVPGTGAGEATIAELLAHTGGLAAESPGPWWERTPGSLRPELSDVLGEQPLPHPVGRRHHYSNPGYTLLGALVEELRGTSWEEALRREVLEPLGLDRTDVRPQAPHAGGWAVHPWVDVLLPEPAEDLGRMAPAGQLWSTTADLARFAAFLVKGDERVLSAESLREMRTPAAPAEAADVMSGDAYGLGMQIQRRHGRLLVGHSGSLPGFLANVSISVEDDVAAVVMANCTSGPLVSGVAADLVCIVAEAEPRIPAPWKPLRDVDPSMLELTGQWYWGTYAFALRLTADGLASLEPLSGNGRRSRFRPNGDGTWTGLEGYYAGELLKAVRRPDGSVSHLDLGSFVFTRQPYDEGAPVPGGVDPEGWRGIG from the coding sequence ATGACGACACCTCAGGAAGAGCTGCTTCCCGCAACGAGTCGTGCGCTGCTGCACCGGATCGCCGTGGCTCAGGCGCAGGGGAGGGCCCCGTCGCTGGTCGCGGCCGTCGTCCGGGACGGGCGGGCGGTGTGGCACGGCGCCCGGACATCGGTGGACGGGCAAGAGCCCGACGAGCACGTCCAGTACCGCATCGGCTCGATCACCAAGACCTTCACCGCCGTTCTCGTGATGCGCCTGCGGGACGAGGGGCTCCTCGGCCTCGGGGATCCACTGGAGAAGTACGTGCCGGGCACCGGTGCGGGGGAGGCCACGATCGCCGAACTGCTCGCGCACACGGGCGGGCTGGCGGCCGAGTCGCCCGGTCCGTGGTGGGAGCGCACACCCGGGTCCCTGCGGCCGGAACTGTCCGACGTGCTCGGTGAGCAGCCTCTCCCGCACCCCGTCGGCCGACGGCATCACTACTCGAACCCCGGCTACACGTTGCTGGGCGCGCTCGTGGAGGAGCTGCGGGGGACCTCCTGGGAGGAGGCACTACGGCGTGAAGTGCTCGAACCACTGGGGCTCGATCGGACCGATGTGCGACCGCAGGCCCCGCACGCGGGCGGTTGGGCCGTGCACCCCTGGGTCGACGTGCTGCTGCCCGAGCCCGCCGAGGACCTCGGTCGTATGGCGCCCGCTGGTCAACTCTGGTCGACCACGGCAGACCTGGCCCGGTTCGCGGCCTTCCTGGTGAAGGGCGACGAGAGGGTGCTGAGCGCCGAGTCCCTGCGGGAGATGCGGACCCCGGCGGCGCCTGCGGAAGCCGCGGACGTGATGTCCGGTGACGCCTACGGCCTCGGCATGCAGATTCAGCGCCGGCACGGCCGGCTGCTCGTGGGGCACAGCGGATCCCTGCCGGGCTTCCTGGCGAATGTGAGCATCAGCGTGGAGGACGACGTGGCGGCGGTCGTGATGGCCAACTGCACCTCGGGACCGCTGGTATCCGGTGTCGCCGCCGATCTCGTGTGTATCGTCGCCGAGGCGGAGCCGCGCATCCCCGCCCCGTGGAAGCCACTGCGTGATGTCGACCCGTCGATGCTGGAGCTGACGGGCCAGTGGTATTGGGGCACGTATGCCTTCGCCCTGCGGCTCACGGCCGACGGGCTCGCCTCGCTGGAGCCGCTGTCCGGCAACGGGCGACGCTCGCGGTTCCGCCCGAACGGCGATGGCACCTGGACCGGACTGGAGGGTTACTACGCCGGAGAGCTGCTGAAGGCCGTACGGCGGCCGGACGGATCCGTGAGCCATCTGGACCTCGGTTCGTTCGTGTTCACGCGTCAGCCGTACGACGAAGGGGCTCCGGTGCCGGGTGGGGTCGACCCGGAGGGTTGGCGTGGGATCGGTTAG
- a CDS encoding globin domain-containing protein → MDAPTTTSADNGTSGGGGGWFTPRNKPTPTPGNEPETPDGRRPAVIRPVGRQTADPAAPADGAAAPPASTTDGASTGAPDQERESPDAIPAPGPIAAPSTSSPAPSAPSPAASSPRHAPTTVPPAQAPFAAATAPPAEPRVSAQRPAPVSPPEPAASAPGAEASPDAILIRRAMAEVAPVADKVTSYFYALLFVRHPDLRSLFPAAMDTQRDRLLRALLTAAEHIDNTDVLVDYLQNLGRGHRKYGTRAEHYPAVGECLIGALSKYAAGVWDEEMEAAWVRTYTAISQIMIDAAAADELRAPAWWYAEIVAHDLRTPDVAVVTVRPDQPYPFLAGQYTSLETPWWPRIWRHYSFASAPRSDGLLSFHVKAVPAGWVSNALVHRARPGDIVRLGPPAGSMTVDHTTDSGLLCLGGGTGIAPIKALVEDVAEHGERRPVEVFYGARTDHDLYDIDTMLRLQQSHPWLSVRAIIDQQAHQQLPDAVRAYGPWNEYDAYLSGPPGMIRSGVDALRDIGIPSERIRHDSVEELVATGS, encoded by the coding sequence ATGGACGCTCCGACCACCACGTCGGCCGACAACGGCACTTCTGGCGGCGGGGGCGGCTGGTTCACGCCCCGCAACAAGCCGACGCCGACGCCGGGTAACGAGCCCGAGACGCCGGACGGCCGTCGACCGGCCGTGATACGCCCGGTGGGCCGGCAGACGGCCGACCCGGCGGCACCGGCAGACGGCGCAGCGGCTCCACCCGCCTCGACGACAGACGGCGCGAGCACGGGTGCGCCGGACCAGGAGCGCGAATCCCCGGACGCGATACCCGCGCCCGGCCCGATAGCCGCTCCCTCCACCTCCTCTCCGGCACCCTCCGCCCCTTCTCCCGCGGCCTCGTCGCCACGACACGCGCCCACGACGGTCCCACCGGCCCAGGCGCCCTTCGCCGCCGCCACGGCTCCTCCCGCCGAGCCGCGCGTATCCGCCCAGCGGCCCGCACCGGTGTCGCCCCCGGAACCAGCAGCCTCCGCCCCGGGCGCGGAAGCGTCACCGGACGCCATCCTCATTCGCCGTGCCATGGCAGAGGTCGCGCCCGTGGCCGACAAGGTCACCTCGTACTTCTACGCCCTGCTCTTCGTCCGCCACCCCGATCTGCGCTCGCTCTTCCCGGCCGCGATGGACACCCAGCGGGACCGGCTGCTCAGGGCGCTGCTCACGGCCGCCGAGCACATCGACAACACCGATGTCCTGGTCGACTACCTGCAGAATCTCGGCCGGGGTCACCGGAAGTACGGGACGCGTGCCGAGCACTATCCGGCCGTCGGCGAATGCCTGATCGGCGCGCTGAGCAAGTACGCCGCCGGGGTCTGGGACGAGGAGATGGAGGCGGCCTGGGTCCGGACGTACACCGCGATCTCCCAGATCATGATCGACGCGGCGGCTGCCGACGAACTGCGTGCCCCGGCCTGGTGGTACGCCGAGATCGTCGCGCACGACCTCAGGACCCCGGACGTCGCGGTCGTCACCGTCCGCCCCGACCAGCCCTACCCCTTCCTCGCCGGGCAGTACACGAGCCTGGAGACCCCCTGGTGGCCCCGGATATGGCGGCACTACTCCTTCGCTTCCGCGCCCCGCTCCGACGGCCTGCTGTCGTTCCACGTGAAGGCCGTCCCGGCGGGCTGGGTCTCCAACGCCCTGGTGCACCGCGCCCGCCCCGGTGACATCGTCCGGCTCGGCCCGCCCGCCGGTTCCATGACCGTCGACCACACCACCGACAGCGGACTGCTCTGCCTGGGCGGCGGCACCGGCATAGCCCCCATCAAGGCGCTGGTCGAGGACGTCGCCGAGCACGGGGAACGCCGACCGGTCGAGGTCTTCTACGGGGCCCGCACCGATCACGACCTGTACGACATCGACACCATGCTCCGCCTCCAGCAGAGCCACCCCTGGCTCTCGGTCCGGGCGATCATCGACCAGCAGGCACACCAGCAGCTTCCGGACGCGGTACGCGCCTACGGGCCGTGGAACGAGTACGACGCCTACCTGTCGGGCCCGCCCGGGATGATCCGCAGCGGTGTGGACGCCCTGCGGGACATCGGCATCCCGTCGGAGCGCATACGGCATGACTCCGTGGAGGAACTGGTCGCGACCGGGTCCTGA
- a CDS encoding MarR family winged helix-turn-helix transcriptional regulator: MTATDPALTALAQSWCALSLLHGRIEAHIERALQAKHDLSAREYSLLDVLSRQHDGDGGHLQMKQVADAVVLSQSATTRLVTRLEDRGLLERYLCPTDRRGIYTNVTEAGLKLLEEARPTNDTALREALDEAAKNPELTPLVRVVETLKAPVPA; encoded by the coding sequence ATGACAGCGACGGACCCCGCGCTCACCGCTCTCGCCCAGAGCTGGTGCGCCCTCTCTCTGCTGCACGGGAGAATCGAGGCCCACATCGAGCGCGCCCTACAGGCCAAGCACGATCTGAGCGCGCGCGAGTACTCCCTGCTCGACGTGCTGAGCCGACAGCACGACGGGGACGGAGGGCATCTCCAGATGAAGCAGGTCGCCGACGCGGTCGTTCTCAGCCAGAGCGCCACCACGCGTCTGGTCACCCGACTCGAGGACCGCGGACTGCTGGAGCGCTACCTCTGCCCCACCGACCGCCGGGGCATCTACACGAACGTCACCGAGGCGGGCCTCAAGCTGCTCGAAGAGGCACGGCCGACCAACGACACCGCCCTGCGCGAGGCCCTCGACGAGGCGGCGAAGAACCCCGAGCTGACCCCGCTGGTCCGAGTCGTGGAGACGCTGAAGGCTCCGGTGCCCGCGTAG
- a CDS encoding LysR family transcriptional regulator produces the protein MDLALLRTFVTVHRAGSFTRAAALLGLSQPAVTSQIRTLERQLGRPLFLRQARGVTPTSIGDELAHKAAPHLDALVEITETGLDDDSSLRTLHLAGPLEFTAERALPALTELTGEDGQGFALRASFGNAEETLEGLSAGHHDLAISTARPRGALLTATALCDEEHVLVAAPRWAEQTGAGQPDRKPEPALEQVPVVEVHESLPFVSRYWASVFDSRPAAPGTVVVPDLRAVLACAVAGAGLAVLPRYLCAAALDGGDVVALHEPAVPPLRTYFLVVRTGTLAMPHIARAHEWLQRAAADWC, from the coding sequence GTGGATCTGGCCTTGCTGCGGACCTTCGTGACCGTGCACCGGGCCGGCTCCTTCACCCGCGCCGCCGCCCTGCTCGGCCTCTCCCAGCCGGCCGTCACCTCACAGATCCGCACGCTGGAACGGCAGCTGGGCCGCCCCCTGTTCCTGCGGCAGGCCCGTGGCGTGACCCCGACCAGCATCGGCGATGAACTCGCCCACAAGGCCGCACCGCATCTCGACGCCTTGGTGGAGATAACCGAGACCGGTCTCGACGACGACTCCTCCTTACGGACGCTGCACCTCGCCGGGCCTTTGGAGTTCACCGCGGAACGGGCCCTGCCCGCCCTCACGGAACTGACCGGTGAGGACGGCCAGGGCTTCGCGTTGCGCGCTTCCTTCGGGAACGCCGAGGAAACGCTGGAAGGGCTTTCCGCCGGGCATCATGATCTGGCCATCAGCACAGCCCGTCCGCGCGGTGCCCTGCTCACGGCGACTGCGCTCTGCGACGAGGAGCACGTCCTGGTCGCCGCCCCGCGCTGGGCCGAACAGACCGGCGCCGGGCAGCCGGACCGCAAGCCGGAGCCGGCCCTGGAGCAGGTGCCCGTGGTGGAGGTGCACGAGTCGCTGCCCTTCGTCTCCCGCTACTGGGCCTCCGTCTTCGACTCGCGCCCGGCCGCCCCCGGCACCGTCGTCGTCCCCGACCTGCGTGCGGTCCTGGCGTGCGCGGTCGCGGGCGCGGGCCTGGCGGTGCTGCCCCGCTATCTGTGCGCCGCCGCGTTGGACGGGGGTGACGTCGTCGCCCTGCACGAGCCCGCGGTGCCGCCGCTGCGTACGTACTTCCTGGTGGTGCGCACCGGGACGCTCGCGATGCCCCATATCGCGCGGGCCCACGAGTGGTTGCAGCGGGCGGCGGCCGACTGGTGCTGA
- a CDS encoding NUDIX domain-containing protein, whose translation MTVRPVVKRTARAVLLDGDDLILIKRTKPGMDPYWLTPGGGVEPSDSTVVDALHREVYEELGAKITDVVPCFVDTVEHIGDDGGATGVKVQHFFVCHLESMDPSLRHGPEVDEPVGEYEIVRVPFTRVGIASVHLVPLSLRHYLDGNIEGVRAMHAPDLG comes from the coding sequence GTGACCGTCCGACCTGTGGTCAAGCGCACCGCCCGTGCCGTTCTGCTGGACGGTGACGACCTGATCCTGATCAAGCGCACCAAGCCGGGCATGGATCCCTACTGGCTCACTCCCGGCGGCGGGGTCGAGCCCAGCGACTCGACCGTCGTCGACGCCCTGCACCGCGAGGTGTACGAGGAACTCGGCGCGAAGATCACCGACGTGGTGCCCTGCTTCGTGGACACGGTGGAGCACATCGGGGACGACGGCGGCGCGACCGGTGTGAAGGTGCAGCACTTCTTCGTCTGTCATCTGGAGTCCATGGACCCCTCCCTGCGCCACGGCCCCGAGGTGGACGAGCCCGTCGGCGAGTACGAGATCGTGCGCGTGCCCTTCACCCGGGTGGGAATCGCCTCCGTCCATCTCGTTCCGCTGTCGCTGCGGCACTACCTGGACGGCAACATCGAGGGCGTACGCGCCATGCACGCCCCCGACCTGGGCTGA
- a CDS encoding GNAT family N-acetyltransferase: MPTPSLASLPIRRLTLRDLAACADLSEDRGWLREEHKWGFLLTAGKGYGIDDPDGGLVSACVVTEYGPQERPALAAIGMVLVAARHTRQGVGRRLMRHVVSAMGTTPLTLHATPYGRPLYEELGFKVTGRAEMVCGRFTPGGPQPAVATRAATAEDLTAILRLDEQAFGTDRTHIITRLPAFADQLRVAEEDGRIIGYAAAWPNMDTHVVGPLIAHDTSVAQALIASLAAHTDRPLRTDIDVRHTELLVWAKERGLASVAFNSVMSYGITELPGDWRRRFAPVTVAAG; this comes from the coding sequence GTGCCGACTCCTTCCCTTGCCTCCCTGCCCATCCGCCGTCTGACGCTCCGCGACCTCGCCGCCTGCGCCGACTTGTCCGAGGACCGGGGGTGGCTACGGGAGGAGCACAAGTGGGGCTTCCTCCTCACGGCCGGGAAGGGCTACGGCATCGACGACCCCGACGGCGGCCTCGTGAGCGCCTGTGTCGTCACCGAGTACGGACCGCAGGAGCGCCCCGCCCTCGCGGCGATCGGCATGGTCCTGGTCGCCGCACGGCACACCCGACAGGGCGTGGGACGCCGACTGATGCGCCACGTCGTCTCCGCGATGGGCACCACACCCCTCACCCTGCACGCGACGCCGTACGGCCGACCCCTCTACGAGGAACTCGGCTTCAAGGTCACCGGGCGGGCAGAGATGGTGTGCGGGCGTTTCACTCCAGGCGGGCCGCAGCCGGCGGTCGCCACCCGTGCCGCGACCGCCGAGGACCTCACTGCGATCCTCCGGCTCGACGAGCAGGCGTTCGGGACCGACCGCACCCACATCATCACCCGACTGCCGGCCTTCGCCGACCAGTTGCGTGTGGCGGAGGAGGACGGGCGGATCATCGGGTACGCGGCCGCCTGGCCCAACATGGACACGCATGTCGTCGGCCCGCTCATCGCGCATGACACGTCGGTGGCCCAAGCACTCATCGCCTCCCTCGCAGCCCACACCGACCGTCCCCTGCGCACCGACATCGACGTACGGCACACCGAGCTGCTCGTGTGGGCGAAGGAGCGAGGTCTGGCGTCCGTCGCCTTCAACTCGGTGATGTCGTACGGGATCACCGAGCTGCCCGGGGACTGGCGTCGTCGGTTCGCCCCGGTCACGGTCGCGGCGGGCTGA